CGCAGAGGTTGTCGAGCTTGTGGTGGGGCGCGGCCATGGCCGCCTCCCATATGACGCCCTCCTGGCTCTCGCCGTCACCGATCACGCAGTAGACCCGCTGGGGGGCCTTCTGCACCTTCAGGCCGAGGGCGATGCCCACGGCCTGGGGCAGGCCCTGGCCCAGGCTGCCGGTGGTGACTTCCACACCGGGGGTGAAGTGATTCTCGGCGTGGCCCTGGAGCCGCGTAGGGTATTGCCGGAAGGTCTCCAGCCAGGCCCTGGGAAAGAAGCCCTGGTCGGCGAGGATGGCGTACTGGGCGGGGCAGGCGTGGCCCTTGGACAGCACGAAGCGGTCCCGGGTCGGGTCCGCCGGGTTCTCGGGGAAGACGGTCATCTCGTGGTAGTAGAGCGCCACGCCGATGTCGATCCAGCTCAAGCTGCCGCCCGGGTGGCCGCTCTGGGCCCTGTAGACCTGCAGGAGCACGTCCCGCCGCAAGGCCTTCGCCTTCGCCGCCAGATCCTCGACGGACTCCAGTTTCTGCTGAGGCATGACCCCATCCTTCCCGGGAGGCCATTCGCCTCCGATTAGGATGCCCTGG
This DNA window, taken from Geothrix edaphica, encodes the following:
- a CDS encoding transketolase — encoded protein: MPQQKLESVEDLAAKAKALRRDVLLQVYRAQSGHPGGSLSWIDIGVALYYHEMTVFPENPADPTRDRFVLSKGHACPAQYAILADQGFFPRAWLETFRQYPTRLQGHAENHFTPGVEVTTGSLGQGLPQAVGIALGLKVQKAPQRVYCVIGDGESQEGVIWEAAMAAPHHKLDNLCVFHDLNGLQIDGDVKKVMNINPVPDKWRAFGWAVKEIDGHDFTQILEALAWARTIHGQPAMICARTVKGKGVSFMENQAGWHGVAPKTEDYERALAELAD